GAGGGGGAGTCGGGGAGAGCAGGGGGATGTGTGCCCATCTGGTTAACCCCTCCTTGCCCAGCTGGCTATGGGTAAGCTGCGCTGAGCTGAGCCCAGCCTCCTTGGCTACCTCCATCTCCGCTCGTGCCAATATTTAGGGCTGCATCACGGAGAAAGAAGGCTgccccttccttctcctcctcttactccttctcctccttccaggctgcaaggcTCTGTGCCAAGCCGTCTGCCCGCATCAGAGCATCAGATCTGATGCCCTGCAGGGAGTCTGTGCTGCCCCAAGCACCTCATGCACACCCCAAGCCTTGGGTATCACCAGCATGGGGACAGACTGGGGAACCCCTTGGCACAGCAACCCAGTGGGAAGTGATGGCCCCACTCCATAGAAACTCCCCCAAACTTCCTGTATTCAGAGTGGGTTGCTTTGAGGCGGTGACAGTTTCCCCTATCCTTCATCATTTGTGTCCCCCCCACCACGAGGGGAAGGTTTGCCAGCAATGGGGGGAAAGGGGAGAACCCCACTCACCCTCAGCCTCGAGCGATCGATCCGATGGCTGCGGCTGACCCTGAGCCCCTTtgcaaaaataaaccaacaaccaaaccaaccaaccctAATATCCATAAAGTTAATTTCTGGTGATTTCATTGCCCCCTCCCCAGGGagtccctgctgctggctggggggATTTGGAGCTGCAGCCCGGGGGGGTCAGCAAAAAAGGGGTCTGCGTCTGATGAATTATTCACAGGGGTGTCACTAAGTGCAGAATTAATCCTTTTGCttccagctggctgctgcactaAATTATCACTCGCAGTCATGCGGGAAAATGCTGCGGAATTCATTTAGCTGATTATTGTTTTGATCTGGGAGCCCAtcctctctccctttccccccccacccTCTCCTTGGGAAGAGCTGGATGAGGGAACAAAAAGGAGTGCAGTACGGCTGTGAGCTGGTGGGCTGCTCCGGATCGGCTCGGCTTTTTATATGGAGTGCAGCTAAATAAACCCTGGGCATATGTGCAGCCCTATGTGGGATGCTCAGCCCTATGGGGGGATAGCTTGGCTGGGGTGTCCCCGCTCCCCCCAACCTCCTAGCAGAGCACAAATGGGAACAAAAGATCTGAGACAAAGAAATCAAAGGCTGGGCCGGAACGTGGCGTGTTAGTTGAACGAAGGGGAAAAAGTCTCATGGTGGAAAATTAAGCTGGCTTTGCACAAATGGAGGCACACAgttccccttccttctcccttccccgCCCCAGCTGTGCCACCTCGCATGGCGAATGGGAGTTTGGCCACGCAGGGCACACACGTGTGCAGGATGTGAGCTGCTGGTCCCAGAGCGCACGTGGAGATACCCTCCTCCCCGGGGGGTTAATTAATCACCCCTCGTGATTAATCGCCCTGGTTATTGAACACCTCTTTTTATTCATCGCTCCCTATTTATTAGTCACCCTTGCTGGTTAATTGTGGCTCCATCAGCGATCGCTGTGCTTCCCTGGGCACGGCGTGGTTGTGGCGCGTTTGACTCGCGGCGGTCCAAACGTCAccaaaaacagaaggcaaaagcCCACCAAAAataagggggagggggagggaaggaaaaggaaaatccagCGCTGTTATTTTCCAGGCGACGCCAACTCAACAGGCTGCTTAACCAGCCTTAATTTATGTAATTGCTGCCATTTAGGAGCGGGAGCGGATCGGTGCCTGGCGTACCGATCGTCGCAGCGCCAGCGTGGCCGTCAGCCCTTGCATGTCAATGGGTTTCTGGGTTTTGGGGTAGTGCTGCTGCACGGCCAGTGTGGACTTGTGCCATGGGGACGCTTTGATTGACGCCTGCCCGTGATGGGATGGGGGAAAGCCGTGCAGAAACAGGCAACGTGTTCGTTAAGGGGGAATTGGTCGCCTGCCGCCCAGCAGCCCCAAGGGAGCGTTCGGGGCAGCGCTAATTGAATTAAGAGCACGAGCTCTGCAGCGAGAgagggctgggcagcagctggacGCCAGCCCCGGTAATTGCAGGCGGACCCTAAACTGTTGCATTTTGCATGATTCCGGCCCTTGTGGGGGCTTTTGATGCTGTTTGAGCTTTGGGGAGCACGGAGCGCTCTGCATCCTCGTGGAGGATGATTGCTCACCTCCAGGAGAGCAGCGGGGAGGTGGGAGGGCAAATCAGTTGGGCACGGTCCCCAGGGTGCTCGGCATCACCTCGTGGGCTTCACCACTCCGCACAGCCCAAAGCCAGGCACGCAGCTCCGTCGTTCCCTCCATTAGCGGCGACTTCCCCCATAACCAGATTAGTGGCGAGTCCATAACAGCCAGCCTGGcgggagcagggcaggggaaATGAGGGCAGAGAAATCACATTAAGGCCGCCGGCAGtgtctggcactgctgccttggGCTCCCCCCAAAAGCAGAGCTCACCCAGCTCCATAGCATCACCCCCGTGGCAATGTGTGCCCGCACCACTTTCTGTCTCCTCACTCCATCCCGAATCCATTTAGCGAATTCTCCCCTATTATCGCTGCATTAGGTTTTAAGACCCCAGGCACCTCCATCTCCTACTTTTCAGCTgcgcaggaaaaaaaaaagcagctgctctcctcctcccagcccttTGTATTGATAAATGGAGCTACGGGGGGAATTCAAACCCAGCCCTTGTGGCGCTAATATTTCCCCATACCGCAGCCAGCCGGCTTTGCCATAACAGGTCCTTACAGCTCCGCTCTGTTCCTTCAATAGCAGGGGGAAGGCAGGGGGGCAGCGGGGCCTGCAAAGGtgctggggttgggggggaTGCTCAGGGTAAACTGGGGTCTTGCTGCTGGAATTCTGGGTCTTGAAGGCTCGGAAGGATCCTCGTGTCATTGTGAGCTGAGAGGGGTGGGGGTGTTGCAATGGGCAGGGGGCTGCAACGAGGGGGGAGCTGCAAGGGATTTGGGTGCTGCAAGGTGTGGAGGTGTTGCAGGGGGTGGGGGTGCTGCATAGAATGGGGGGCTGCAAGGGAATGGGGGTGGCAATGGGTGGGAGGGCTGCAAAGGATGGGATTATTGTAGTGGGTGGAGAGCTGCAAGGGCTGGGGGTGTTGCAGCAGATTAAGGGGCTGCAAAGGGTGAGGGCGTCGCAACAGATGGGGGGATTGCAAGGGTGGGGGGTTATTGCAAAGGACGGGGGTGCTGCTTAGAATGAGGGGCTGCAAGGGGTGGAGCTGTTGCAATGAGTGGGGGGGCTGCAAGGGGTGGGAGTGTTGCAAGAGATGGGGGTGCTGCATAGAATGGGGGGCTGCGAGGGATGGGAGTGTTGCagtgggtggggggggggggctgcaaTTCAGgttgaaaaggcagaaagagaattagcaatgaagaaaaaacgAATAATACACATATcataaaatcaaaagaaagaaaagctatttatttttccatccaACCCACTGAGCTTTATGGCTCCCCTCCCGTGCCCAACCTAACGGGGTGCTGCCATAAAGGAGGACGGCGGGCGGGGGGCTGCCACCAGCCCACCCTGCACGCAGGGAGGGGGGCAGATCGGATGCTGCAAGGTGCTGGGGGCTCACAGCCATCTGCTGACAGCCCTGCCGATGGGGGCTGACACCCTACTAATGGGCCTTGCGTGCAGTGGCAGCGACATGACAGCCCCGACGGCGCGGCCGCGTTGATCACAGCGCTGTCACTTCCTCACTGCTGAGCCCTGAGATCAAACCTAAAGGCTTTTGCTTGTACATGCCAGGGGGAGGGCTCACCTTGAATGCCTTAATTATGGTGGGGCATGGGGAAAGCAAGGCGATGCAGGGCCCTGGCAGGGAGCACAGTGCTAGCTCGGTGTTCACAGTGCGGGGCTGGGGCTACGAGGTGAAGGGATGCTGCAGAGATTGAAGGGGCTGCAGGGGTGATGGTGCAGTGAGAGGTGAAGGTGTGGTGGTGCAGTGAGAGGTGAAGATGCTGCAAGGAATGGGGATGCTGCAATGGGATTGGGGTGCTGAGAGAGGGGGAGATGCTGCAAGCGGTGATGAGGCTGCAGAGTGGGGGCTGCTCTGAGGAGGGAGGATGCTGAAAGGGATAAAGATGCTGCAAAGGATGAGGGTGCTTCGAAGGATGAGGGTGTTGCAAGGGGTGAGGGTGCTGCAGGGGAGTGAAGGTGCTGCAAGGGGTGAGGATGCAACAAGGAGTGAAGATGCAGCAGGGGGTGAAGATGCTGCAGGAGAATGAGGGTGCAGCAAGGGGTGAAGATAGTGCAAGGGGTGAGGGTGCTGCAAGGCATGAGGGTGCTGCAGGGGGGTGAAGGTGCTGCAAGGGGTGAGGGTGCAACAAGAGGTGAGGATGCAGCACGGGGTGAGGTTGCTACAGGGGTGTGAAGATGCTGTAGGGATGTGAGGGTGCAACAAGGCTGAGGATGCTGCAAGGGGTGAGGATACAGTAAGGGGTGAGGATTCTGCAGGGGAATGAGGATGCTGCAAGGAGTGAGGGTTCAGCAAGGGGCGAGAATGCAACAAGAGGAGGGTGTAGCAAGGGGTGAGGATGCAGCACGAGGTGAGAATGCAGCAAAGGATGAGGGTGCTGCAAGGAACAAGGATGCTGCAAGGAATGAGGGTGCTGCAGGGGGGTGAGGGTGCAGCAAGGGGTGAGGATGCAACAGGGAGTGAGGATGTTGCAGGGGGGTGCAGGTGTTGCAAGGGGTGAGAATGGTGCAAGGGGGGGTGAaggtgctgcaggtgctgggagGATGTAACAAGGAGTGAGGATGCTGCAAGGGGTGAAGGTGCTGCAAGGGACGAGAGTGCTGCAGAGGGATGAGAGTGCTGCAGAGGGGTGAGGATGCAACTAGGAGTGAGGGTGTAATAAGGGGTGAGGATGCTGCGGGGGAATGAGGCTGCTGCAAGGGGTGAGGATGCTGCAAGGAATGTGAAGGTGCTGCAGGGAGGGTGAGGATAGAACAAGGAGTGACGATGCTGCAGGGGACGGAGGTGCTGCAAGGAGTAAAGATGTAACAAGGGGTGAggatgctgcaggagctgccggAGCTGCCCTGGCCCTGCCGGCCCCGCATCCCGAGTGCCACCTAGTGCCCGCCCCGCTCCACTCATCCCGCCGCCCGCCGGGACCGACACCGAGCGGGGTGAGAAGACGAAACACCAGAGAGCAGCTCCGAGCTGCGGGCGTTGATGGATCGGTGCTCCCCGCAGAGCTGTGTCAGCACACGGGGTCGATACGTCAGCAAACAGGAAGATCGATGGGACCCCGGGCTGCCCCCCGTGCTCCGCAGCAGCCCCCCAAAGCGGTGCCGTGGTGGGGCGGCTCCATCCATCGCTGCTCCGTGTGCACCTCCTGGTCGTACATTTCAGTATGATTCAGGGGCTGGGAGGGTTGGGGACCCCGCTGTGGGATCATTGCTTCCTGCAGCCTTATCAGCCcggagcaggcagcagtgcaatGCTGACATCCCCTCTAAATGGGGCTCAGCTCAGATGAACGCCTTCGATCTGATCCAATTAACTCCCAAATTGAATAGCGATgcccccatccccaaccccccccccatctcccagATCCCGAGTTCAACCTGGGTTCAATCAGATTCACCACCTCGTCCACACCTGAAGCTGCAcgctgtgctgctcctccacgtggggaaactgaggcaggctGCAAGTACTGGGAATGGGAGAAATTCCCTCCTGATGGCTTCGGAAGCTTTGCTTCCCAAAAAGAGGCAAAACAGaggaattttctttctaatctgCCTAAGTCGCCGCAGCAATTTCTCTCCGATAAGCAAATCTGTGCTTTATCCCCTCGTCAGAACAACAGTGGAGTCTGGATTAGTGCTTGTCCAGGGATGTGTTTATTGGGGTGGGCAGGGGGGAGATCTGCAGCTCTATGAGCTCTGGGCTCATCAGTGAAACGAGTAGAGGCATCCTCAGCCCACAGGGAGAGCAGGGATGAGAGTGAGTGCCGAGGGAGGAATCGATGCCAGCAAACTGGGGGCATCAAAGCATCTCTGAGCGACTTGTTAAGTAAATatgtaaaaaacagaaagagggaaaagaacacaaaactTGGCCTAAGCCGAtagggggaggaaggaggaggtgtgtgtgtgtgggggggggggggggttgtgtCTCTTCGGGGTGGATGAAAGGCGTGCGGGACGGCACGGCGGGCAGGGAAAGCTTCAGAGGATTGTAAATGATGGGGgaaagaaggagggaaaaaaataaaataaaataaaataaaaatcagcaggAGTTTCAAAGCCTGCGTGCTTTCAGATGTGGCTGCGCAGCCTTTCATCCCAGACCCCTGCAGGAAGGAGAGATGTATGCATGCGTGGTAGGAAGCATGTACAGgggaaaaggagagcaaatacCCTTAACTCTGCCCTTCCCTGAGGTCCCAGTGTGGGACGTGGGAGCGGGCAGCCCTGTTCCTCCCATGCCCCATCCCcattgctggctgctgctgggatagGTGGAGGCTTTGGGGCGAACAAGTGGGAATGTGAGCGGTGGCAGAAGGAGATGCTCAGAGGTTGGGGAAGGGTCTCCAGTCCCCGTGCATTATTGATGGAGAGGATAATTGCATGcttcctacagctctgtgatgaAAAATTCATACCCCGGGATGAGGCACTGAGGGTCTCCATCGACCCACACCGGCCCCTTTGTTTGCCAGCACCGGGGGGACGCGGAGATGGGACACACACGTCCCTTGCTGGATGTCCCCTGCCatgtggggatatggggagCAGAGCGTGGGTTGAAAACCCCACAAATTCCAGCTGGAGATGTGAGCAGCATCTCAGCTCCACTTCAGCCCACCCCAGCATCGCTGCCTGCGGATCTGAGCGGGCCGCAACCCTCAGAAGTTAATGGAGTGCACGGAGATCCAAGGCATGGAAATGAGGTGCCATCACCAAAGGGCTGCCTGGGACCTGCCACCAGATTGCCTGCGTGCTGGGAGAAGGAGATAAGGCAGAGGGGGGCTGGGTGGCTCTGGGGGGTGTCGCAGCCACCCTGCTGGGTTCTGGGGACAAACTGCAGCGTTTTTGCCCTGAACTGGGGCAGGGCTGCCGCAGGAGGGAGCCCGGCTGGGTTGCTAAGAGCAGCGCAGCGTTGTGTTGTGGTGACAGCAGGGATGCCATCAACACCGCACACGACTCCGGGCTCTGCTCCGGTGGCAGCCGCAGATGCCCAGGTTGGGAACAGCCCCCAGGGGAGGTGGTGAGCGCTCCCCCATTTGCTGCATGGCTCAGTGGGGCCGACACGGACTGCTGGCACTGATGTCCCCTTGCAGATCCGCCGTGACGCCGTGGCCCTGCCGCCAGCTGATGCCGTGTCCAACATCCTGCCCAGAATACAGCAGAGGTATGGGGCACTCAGTGATGCTACGCGGGGTCCCCTGCATCCCAGCTGGGAGTCAGCCCTGGGTGTCCCCCTGCTCTCTGCCCACAGGTCCCAGGATGTCCCCCAGGAGCAGGTGAGCGTGCTGTGGTGACACCCCCAGGATCCTGCTTCCCAAGGAGGGGATAGGtccaagcacagagctgctgctgtccttcttccatgcaaggagcagagccctgctgtgccGGCACCCCAAGGCCACTCGGTGCTGCCAGACCCCCCCGGGCTGCTGTGGAAGGACATCCTCAAGGCTGAGCTTTGGCAGGGATACAGGAGGCTCAGCTGCCTCCTAACACGCAGTCCTTCTGCTGATTATTCTCCTTTTGGCACCCACTGGTGCCATGGGACAAAGAggttctccccccccccccaaaaacgAACTTGGTGTCCATCCCTACCCAAGAGCTATCCCTTGATTTCAGGGGGTTTATTTCAGCAGGCTGAGGGTTGGGATGCTCATGCAGATGCAGCAGCTTCATGCTGTCCTCCTAGAGCTGTGCCTGGTTGTTTGTCCACCCAAACAAACCCGACCTTGGGcaggttcccccccccccccaggaaaATATAGGGCCATGTGCTGCCCTTGCTCCCATGGCCACCGCTGAATGATCCTCATCCTCGTCCTCCTATGTGGCCACGGGGAGAGGCCAGGCAGGGGGAACAGGAAGGGAAAATCCCTGCTCTGGATCTGTCTCTCCAGCACCTGCTTCTCTGGGGAAATGTTGCACTGTCTGTCCATTAAAACATACCCTGGTGATAGTTCTTCCCTCATAGATGATGGAATGTCCTCCTGCCCAGAGTCTGACTGACAGGGAATGGGAAGCTTGGGATTACGCCCAGCTATAGCACTTCTGCAGCCCTTAGGAGCAGGAGAGTTGACTTTCCCTCATAGGGTgacaagaagagaaagagaaatgaggcAGAGGCTGCAGGATTTGCTGGGGTTGAGGGGTATAgggagaggtggtgggtggagaggaggaggctTAGGGGTGCAGGATGGATAGCAGGGGAAGTGAAGGATGGGGAGAGAAGGGTGGatagagggagagggaaagggtgAATGGATGGAGAAGAATGGatagggaaggaaagagagagtgggtggatggggaagggaagggaagggaagggaagggaagggaagggaagggaagggaagggaagggaagggaagggaagggaagggaagggaagggaagggaagggaagggaagggaagggaagggaagggaagggaagggaagggaagggaagggaagggaagggaagggaagggaagggaagggaagggaagggaagggaagggaagggaagggaagggaagggaagggaagcagtAGGTTGATGGATGAGTAGATGGATGAAGAAGGGATGGAGGAcagatggagaagaggaggatggaTGAGTGGAAAAGGCAAGGAtgagtggatggatggaggaaGAGGTAGACAGttggagagaaggatggatGAGTGGACGGGTGGATAGAGAAGATGATGGATGaccagagaacaaaagaaaaggatggaTGAGTAGTTGGAGCAcagaaggatggatggatggatggatggatggatggatggatggatggatggatggatggatggatggatggagaagAGAGGTTGCAAGAGGGCAGATCTGTTTGTTTCATAGCCTGCACTGGTGGCAGGGTACCAACTGTGTGCTCCGTGCCAGCAGGAGGTGAGCAGGTACCGCCTGGCGCTGAGACGCATGGCGGGTGACCTTGTGTCCCTGCACCAGCGTGTCACCAGCCTGGAGGTGGAGAATGGACATCTACGGCACAGCCTGGCTGGGCGTCAGGAGCCGGGCCGTGCTCTGCTCGCTGATGGGGACGTGGATGTCATGACCCGGGAAGAGATCCTGGACCGGTTGGGTGCGTGGTGGGGAAGGGCAGACGGTGGGAGAATCCTCTGCTTGGCACAGTGGAGGGGTCTGTGCTGTCCTCCATGTGCTGAGAGTGTGGCGTGGGCTCTTGCAGCCACCCTGAAGGGAGAACTGGTGTCCAGCACAGCGGAGATGCGGCAGCTGAAGGATCGCGTGCAGCGGCTGCAGAATGAGCTGATCCGGGTactgggatggggatggggagggaatGAGGTGGAAGCCTGGAGCCATACAGCAGGTCCTCTGGGAATCCCCCACGAGGCTATCTAGCCCTCTGCCATGCTTTCCCTTGGggttttccctttccttcctgcagaaGAACGATCAGGAGAaggagctggtgctgctccagcgagcccacagacagcagcaagcTGCCCTGCGGCGGTGCCGGGAGGAGGTGGCCAGGACAAAGGGCCTGGAGGAGATGGTGAGGCAGCAGGAGAAGGTGAGTCGTGGTGGGCTGGGGATGCAGGTGTGTGCACCCAGCATTGGGAGCCAATGGGACCCATAGTCCCTTCCCACCTTTCTGTGAGTGCCACCACCACAAGCAGTTCCCCCCCCCTTGGAGACACGGGGGCGTGCCTGTTCCCTCCTGCAGGTGATCAGGGTGATGGAGCGGATGTTGCAGGAGAAGCTCTCCAAGAGTGCTGAGAAGCCAGCAGGTGGGCATCTGTCCCTTCTGGGGCTTTCACCCCACAGGGACCAGAGTCTGTGCCTCCCTGTCCCATGGAGGACAACACAATCCCCTGTGACTCCAAATTTCCATCCTGCAGGTGAAGCCCCAGCTGGGGAGCTGCAcgccctgctgctggctgagaaCCGCCGGCTACGGGAGGAGCTGGCAAGGCCCCCAcgccccccatcaccccccagcaccccacagctcccacagGGCACCTTTGgtggcacagagaagctgtCCCTGTTGGCCAAGCTAGAGGAGGCACAAGCCCGTGGGCGAGCAATGGAGAGGCAGGTGGGCATCACCAGCACCCCCAGATCTGGGGAGGCTCAGGGTTACCCCCCCAGAGCAGCCTAATATTGGTCCCTCACAGCTGGAGGAGGCAGCGAGAAGATGGGCACGGGaaaagcaggagctgggcaccaggctgctggagcaggaccACGGCTTTGGGGGCTCAGCCTCACGCCTTCTGCATGCCACTGCCTTGGTGAGCATCCTGGAGGGATAGGAATAccctgcagtggggctggcAGCTGTTGGGAGGAGCCCCACCTCACATTTTGGGGGGGTTGCCTCAAATTTCCCAGCAGACATGGGGAAAGTGAACCCCAGTGTGGGTCTGTAGACCTCTGAGAAGTGTTCATATCTCCCACCAGAAATGGCCCCCGGAACCCACCTTACCCCCCAGGAGACCCCGGACCCTGGACCCGCTGCCCTAGGGGGTCTCCCTAGGGCAGGATGCCGGAGACACCCAGAGACACCCAGAAATTCATGCTCACAAGGATCTGCTGCTTTTGGtgcagaaaatacagagcaaatCAGTGGCGAAGCAAAATGGGAAGG
This Lagopus muta isolate bLagMut1 chromosome 10, bLagMut1 primary, whole genome shotgun sequence DNA region includes the following protein-coding sequences:
- the CCDC33 gene encoding coiled-coil domain-containing protein 33 → MCEQPSSSSSSSLGPPLSFHLSSPESSLDPSPWVVQIRRDAVALPPADAVSNILPRIQQRSQDVPQEQEVSRYRLALRRMAGDLVSLHQRVTSLEVENGHLRHSLAGRQEPGRALLADGDVDVMTREEILDRLATLKGELVSSTAEMRQLKDRVQRLQNELIRKNDQEKELVLLQRAHRQQQAALRRCREEVARTKGLEEMVRQQEKVIRVMERMLQEKLSKSAEKPAGEAPAGELHALLLAENRRLREELARPPRPPSPPSTPQLPQGTFGGTEKLSLLAKLEEAQARGRAMERQLEEAARRWAREKQELGTRLLEQDHGFGGSASRLLHATALKWPPEPTLPPRRPRTLDPLP